A stretch of Limanda limanda chromosome 7, fLimLim1.1, whole genome shotgun sequence DNA encodes these proteins:
- the angptl7 gene encoding angiopoietin-related protein 7, with product MAKVNLSVVALGVTLLLLAETWAQNPRKRLAPSKAHCCDDVRSLKVQVANLTSLLEELSRKQETDLMSVVRQVMELDKHNRQQEARVTEAESKYSEINNRVEIMQLQTLQSATQTSSDAIYDCSSLYSKSYKISGEYKLPKDEFLGTPELSVFCDMDTNGGGWTLIQRRKVGLTSFNRDWKQYKNGFGSIRGDFWLGNDHIFRITRQPSVLRIEMEDWEGKSRYAEYGYFTVSNELNSYKLFLANYSGNAGDSLRYHNNTNFSTMHKDNDKCVDDCASLRKGGYWYNCCTDSNLNGVFYRYGEHTRNTDGITWYGWHGPNYSLKRVEMKVRPVGFQP from the exons ATGGCAAAAGTAAACTTGAGCGTGGTGGCTCTAGGGGTCACGCTGCTCCTATTAGCTGAGACATGGGCCCAGAATCCCAGGAAGAGACTGGCGCCTTCGAAGGCTCACTGCTGCGACGATGTGCGCTCTCTCAAGGTTCAGGTGGCCAATCTGACCAGTCTCCTTGAGGAGCTGAGTCGCAAGCAGGAGACAGACTTAATGAGCGTTGTGAGGCAAGTAATGGAGCTGGACAAGCACAACCGGCAGCAGGAGGCACGGGTTACAGAGGCAGAGAGCAAGTACTCGGAGATCAACAACCGTGTGGAGATCATGCAGCTGCAAACCCTGCAGTCTGCAACCCAGACCTCATCAG atGCCATATATGACTGTTCATCACTCTACAGCAAGAGCTACAAGATCTCTGGCGAGTACAAACTGCCTAAAGATGAGTTTCTGGGGACACCTGAGCTGAGC GTCTTCTGCGATATGGACACAAACGGAGGCGGTTGGACTCTGATCCAAAGGCGAAAAGTCGGCCTCACATCATTCAACCGTGACTGGAAACAGTACAAAAATGGATTTGGATCCATCCGTGGAGACTTCTGGCTCGGCAATGACCACATCTTCCGTATAACAAGGCAGCCCAGTGTGCTCAGGATTGAGATGGAG GACTGGGAAGGAAAGTCCCGCTACGCTGAGTATGGTTATTTCACTGTGAGTAATGAGCTCAACAGCTACAAGCTCTTCCTCGCCAACTACAGTGGGAACGCTGGAGACTCCCTGCGCTACCACAACAACACCAACTTCAGCACCATGCACAAGGACAACGACAAATGTGTGGACGACTGTGCTTCCCTGCGCAAAG GTGGTTACTGGTACAACTGCTGCACCGACTCAAACTTGAACGGCGTTTTTTACCGCTACGGCGAGCACACAAGGAACACAGATGGGATCACTTGGTACGGCTGGCACGGGCCCAACTACTCCCTCAAGAGAGTGGAGATGAAGGTCCGGCCAGTGGGTTTTCAGCCATAA